The segment AGCCAGGCGACGCGACCGACGGACGGCAGGCCCGCATCGTCGACATCGGCGGCGGCACCGGCGGTTTCGCCGTCCCGCTCGCCGAGCTGGGCCACACCGTCCAGGTCATCGATCCCAGCCCCGACGCCCTCGCCTCCCTCGACCGGCGCGCCCGCGAGGCCGGCGTCGCCGACCGGGTCACGGGCCAGCAGGGCGACCTGTCCGACCTGCCCGACCTCGCCGACGAGGCCGACCTGGTCCTCTGCCACGGCGTCCTCGAGATGGTCGACGACCCCGCGGCCTCCCTCGCCTCGATCGCTGACGTGCTGCGCCCCGACGGCCACCTCAGCCTGCTGGTCGCCCAGCGGCACGCCGCCGTGGTGGCACGCGCGATGGCCGGCCACTTCCAGGCCGCCCGCGAGCTCCTCGACGACGCGCCCGACGGCTCGGCCGGTCACGCCTCGGGCGGCCCGGTCGGACGTGGCGGGCGCCGGTTCACCCACGACGAGGTCGTCGACCTCCTGGCCGGCGCCGGTCTGCACCCCGAGTGGGTCCACGCCGTCCGGGTCTTCGCCGACCTGGTGCCGGGCAGCCTCCTCGACCTCGAGCCCGGCGCGACGGCCGCGCTGGTCGAGCTCGAGAAGGCCGTGGCCACCCGCCCCGAGTACCTCCCGCTGGCTGCCCAGCTCCACGTCGTCGCGCGCCGCTGACCATCGCCCCTCGGGGGGCGGAGGATGACCGAGACCCCACTGCTCCACGTCGACATGGACGCGTTCTACGCCTCCGTCGCGCTCCGCGAGCGCCCCGACCTGGTCGACCAGCCGGTCGTGGTGGGCGGCAGCGGTCGAGGCGTGGTGCTGGCCGCCAACTACGTCGCCCGCCGCTACGGCATCCGGTCGGCGCTCCCGATGACCCGCGTCCGCCGCCTCTGCCCGCACGTCGTGGTGCTCCAGCCCGACTACTCCACCTTCACCAGCGTCTCCGCGTCGGTGATGGAGACCTTCCGCGACGTCACCCCCGTGGTGGAGGCGATGTCGCTCGACGAGGCGTTCCTCGACGTGAGGGGGTCGACGCGCCGCCTCGGCACCCCCGCCGAGATCGCCGAGCACCTCCGCGCGACGATCCACGACGAGCAGGGCATCACCTGCTCCGTCGGGGTGGCGGCGTCGGTGTCGGTGGCCAAGGTCGCGAGTCGCCGCGCCAAGCCCGACGGCGTGGTGGTGGTGCCTCCGGCGGAGGTCACCTCTTTCCTGCACCCGCTCGACGTCGGCGAGCTCTACGGCGTGGGGGAGAAGACGCAGGCGCTCCTGCACCGCTTCGGCCTGCTCACGGTCGGCGACGTCGCCCACACCCCGCTCCAGACCCTCCAGCGTGCGGTCGGCGACCACCTCGGTCGCCAGCTCCACCACCTGGCCTGGGGCACCGACCGCAGCGACCTCACCCCGACGGCAGGTCCGCACGAGCCCGAGCGGTCCATGGGGGCCGACGAGACCTTCGCGCGCGACACCGACGACCGCGAGGT is part of the Nocardioides cavernae genome and harbors:
- a CDS encoding methyltransferase domain-containing protein, whose amino-acid sequence is MAQPTASSSASERRQSVRTGVVWEGVRRLLEPGDATDGRQARIVDIGGGTGGFAVPLAELGHTVQVIDPSPDALASLDRRAREAGVADRVTGQQGDLSDLPDLADEADLVLCHGVLEMVDDPAASLASIADVLRPDGHLSLLVAQRHAAVVARAMAGHFQAARELLDDAPDGSAGHASGGPVGRGGRRFTHDEVVDLLAGAGLHPEWVHAVRVFADLVPGSLLDLEPGATAALVELEKAVATRPEYLPLAAQLHVVARR
- the dinB gene encoding DNA polymerase IV — protein: MTETPLLHVDMDAFYASVALRERPDLVDQPVVVGGSGRGVVLAANYVARRYGIRSALPMTRVRRLCPHVVVLQPDYSTFTSVSASVMETFRDVTPVVEAMSLDEAFLDVRGSTRRLGTPAEIAEHLRATIHDEQGITCSVGVAASVSVAKVASRRAKPDGVVVVPPAEVTSFLHPLDVGELYGVGEKTQALLHRFGLLTVGDVAHTPLQTLQRAVGDHLGRQLHHLAWGTDRSDLTPTAGPHEPERSMGADETFARDTDDREVIVRELLRLSARVAGRMRAAEVAGRTVTLKVRFADFTTITRSRTMPEATDVTVEVHRAVTRLYDALGLQRARLRLVGVRVEGLVPRATVHRQLVLGEPEHGWAEADRAVDRATRRFGAAAVRPASLV